A single genomic interval of Cystobacter ferrugineus harbors:
- a CDS encoding spermidine synthase → MKPWKVIDRASAPDGGELVLHQRGEEFAIRVNGRELMSSRQHGSEERMAEVACAGLTGARVRVLVGGLGLGYTVRATLDRLSATAEVVVAELVPAVVAWNQGVLAPLAGRPLEDSRVKVETRDVGELLREAEGHYDAVLLDVDNGPEALTQEDNRWLYGERGLTRLRRALKPRGVVVVWSASPDRAFAQRLKRMGFDTEVVETPARGKAGGPLHTLFIGRVRPSGA, encoded by the coding sequence ATGAAGCCGTGGAAGGTGATTGACCGGGCGAGTGCACCGGATGGCGGGGAGCTGGTGCTGCACCAGCGCGGCGAGGAGTTCGCCATCCGCGTGAACGGGCGCGAGCTCATGTCCAGCCGCCAGCATGGCTCCGAGGAGCGGATGGCGGAGGTGGCCTGCGCGGGGCTCACGGGCGCGCGCGTGCGGGTGCTCGTGGGTGGGCTGGGCCTGGGCTACACGGTGCGCGCCACGCTGGATCGGCTGTCGGCCACGGCCGAGGTGGTGGTGGCGGAGCTGGTGCCCGCGGTCGTCGCGTGGAACCAGGGGGTGCTCGCGCCCCTGGCCGGACGGCCGCTGGAAGACTCCCGGGTGAAGGTGGAGACCCGGGACGTGGGCGAGCTGCTGCGCGAGGCCGAGGGCCACTACGACGCGGTGCTCCTGGACGTGGACAACGGCCCCGAGGCGCTCACCCAGGAGGACAACCGCTGGCTCTACGGCGAGCGTGGACTCACCCGGCTGCGGCGCGCGCTCAAGCCGCGGGGCGTGGTGGTGGTGTGGTCGGCCTCGCCGGATCGCGCCTTCGCCCAGCGGCTCAAGCGGATGGGCTTCGACACCGAGGTGGTGGAGACGCCCGCGCGGGGCAAGGCGGGCGGTCCCCTTCACACCCTCTTCATCGGCCGCGTCCGGCCCTCAGGCGCGTGA
- a CDS encoding EVE domain-containing protein has protein sequence MAKPQYWLIKSEPSVYAYAQLEREGRTEWSGVRNFEARNNLRAMKPGDLCLYYHSNEDKAVVGVARVLTSPTEDSTAPGEDWASVEMGPLVALQKPVTLATVKATPALGEFPLITRSRLSVAPVTPEHFQHVLELGGTKLPKKLPKAS, from the coding sequence ATGGCGAAACCCCAGTACTGGCTGATCAAGAGTGAGCCATCCGTCTACGCCTACGCCCAACTGGAGCGCGAGGGGCGGACGGAGTGGTCGGGAGTGCGCAACTTCGAGGCCCGCAACAACCTCCGGGCGATGAAGCCCGGGGATTTGTGTCTCTACTATCACTCCAACGAGGACAAGGCCGTGGTAGGCGTGGCCCGGGTGCTCACCTCCCCCACCGAGGACTCCACCGCTCCCGGGGAGGACTGGGCCTCGGTGGAGATGGGCCCCCTCGTGGCGCTCCAGAAGCCGGTGACACTGGCCACCGTCAAGGCCACCCCCGCGCTCGGGGAATTTCCGCTCATCACCCGGAGCCGCCTGAGCGTGGCCCCCGTCACCCCGGAGCACTTCCAGCACGTGCTGGAGCTGGGCGGCACGAAGCTGCCGAAGAAGCTGCCCAAGGCGTCCTGA
- a CDS encoding DUF6918 family protein gives MASLTETLTNDTKKAAVIDDCCTLIDAEVADKGGISGLAIKAGYAAVKGIKPGFIKHAVEDLLPEFSKALDPLYQEAKTGGKPVAAYFTSNASRVAGALLAITDAKVSHSKSGLIKGTYEKLRGTAVKNVESAVPRLGALIARHAG, from the coding sequence ATGGCGTCACTGACCGAGACATTGACCAACGACACCAAGAAGGCGGCGGTCATCGACGACTGCTGCACGCTCATCGATGCCGAGGTCGCCGACAAGGGTGGCATCTCGGGGCTCGCCATCAAGGCGGGCTACGCGGCCGTGAAGGGCATCAAGCCCGGGTTCATCAAGCACGCCGTCGAGGATCTGCTCCCCGAGTTCTCCAAGGCGTTGGATCCGCTCTACCAGGAGGCCAAGACGGGCGGGAAGCCGGTGGCGGCGTACTTCACGTCGAACGCCTCGCGCGTGGCCGGGGCGCTGCTGGCCATCACCGACGCGAAGGTCAGCCACTCGAAGAGCGGCCTCATCAAGGGCACCTACGAGAAGCTGCGCGGGACGGCGGTGAAGAACGTCGAGTCCGCGGTGCCTCGCCTGGGCGCGCTCATCGCCAGGCACGCGGGCTGA
- a CDS encoding ATP-binding protein: MSNGSEPGTGSDSGSGGGLAPQSTLAPTDLPYRDLFLSLVEELPEAIFIKDLQGRYLFINEVGARYLGKPVEEILGRKDADLMSLEEAQNTLEFDRQTLLAGRTLHAEVHEVLAGVPREWLSTKGVIRREDGQVVGLFGIARDLSPHRRDEEARRHSEALFRAAASSSFDAFFLLRGEQAQLRLLRLNAHAERLLGGAAADLEGHPLLEVPHAAFIAPRALCDEVWRTGVPHDDEVEQALPGRGRRWFRRQLSAVGDCMAVTVRDITEQRENQMRLRLNERMASIGMLAAGVAHEINNPLAFVSSNLSFIGGELRRMELPRDDSRELMDALREAREGAERMRLIVESLRALSRGDPVNTHPLDLHEVLENSVHLAWSRLRSRGRLVRDYGELPLVLGNSVQLAQVFTNLLINAAQALPKQGGEIRLVTHMHGSSQVVVEVRDNGCGIPQENLERVFEPFFTTKPVGEGTGLGLSISHDIIRGLGGSISVDSVEGQGSIFRVFLPVVDTGPLEKPPHEASLRQFA, encoded by the coding sequence ATGAGCAACGGAAGCGAACCGGGGACCGGGAGCGACTCCGGGTCCGGGGGAGGTCTCGCGCCCCAGTCCACCCTGGCCCCAACCGATCTCCCCTATCGCGACCTCTTCCTCTCCCTCGTCGAGGAGCTGCCCGAAGCGATCTTCATCAAGGATCTGCAGGGGCGCTACCTCTTCATCAACGAGGTGGGCGCGCGTTACCTGGGCAAGCCGGTGGAGGAGATCCTCGGCCGCAAGGACGCCGATCTGATGTCGCTGGAGGAGGCTCAGAATACGCTCGAGTTCGATCGCCAGACGCTCCTGGCGGGGCGCACCCTGCACGCGGAAGTGCACGAGGTGCTGGCGGGGGTCCCGCGCGAGTGGCTCTCCACCAAGGGCGTCATTCGCCGGGAGGATGGCCAGGTGGTGGGGCTGTTCGGCATCGCCCGCGACCTGTCGCCCCACCGGCGCGACGAGGAGGCCCGGCGTCACAGCGAGGCGCTCTTCCGTGCCGCGGCCAGCAGCAGCTTCGACGCGTTCTTCCTCCTCCGGGGGGAGCAGGCGCAGCTCCGGCTGCTGCGGCTCAATGCCCACGCGGAGCGGCTGCTGGGCGGGGCGGCGGCCGACCTGGAGGGGCATCCGCTCTTGGAGGTGCCCCATGCGGCCTTCATCGCGCCGCGCGCGCTGTGTGACGAGGTGTGGCGCACGGGGGTGCCGCACGATGACGAGGTGGAGCAGGCGCTGCCCGGCCGGGGGCGGCGCTGGTTCCGCCGGCAACTGAGCGCCGTGGGGGACTGCATGGCCGTCACGGTGCGCGACATCACCGAGCAGCGCGAGAACCAGATGCGCCTGCGGCTCAACGAGCGCATGGCGTCCATCGGGATGCTCGCCGCGGGTGTGGCGCACGAAATCAACAACCCGCTGGCCTTCGTCTCCAGCAACCTGAGCTTCATTGGGGGCGAGCTGCGCCGGATGGAGCTGCCCCGGGACGACTCCCGCGAGCTGATGGACGCCCTCCGCGAGGCGCGCGAGGGCGCCGAGCGCATGCGGCTCATCGTCGAGAGCCTCCGGGCGCTGTCGCGGGGCGACCCGGTGAACACCCACCCGTTGGACCTGCACGAGGTGCTGGAGAACTCGGTCCATCTGGCCTGGAGCCGGCTGCGCAGCCGGGGGCGGCTGGTGCGCGACTACGGCGAGCTGCCCCTGGTGCTGGGCAACTCCGTGCAACTCGCGCAGGTGTTCACCAACCTGCTCATCAACGCCGCCCAGGCGCTGCCCAAGCAGGGTGGGGAGATCCGCCTGGTGACGCACATGCACGGCAGCTCCCAGGTGGTGGTGGAGGTGCGGGACAACGGCTGTGGCATCCCCCAGGAGAACCTCGAGCGCGTCTTCGAGCCGTTCTTCACCACCAAGCCGGTGGGCGAGGGCACGGGACTGGGCCTGTCCATCAGCCACGACATCATCCGCGGCCTCGGGGGCTCGATCTCCGTGGACAGCGTGGAGGGGCAGGGCAGCATCTTCCGGGTTTTTCTTCCCGTGGTGGACACGGGACCCCTGGAGAAGCCCCCCCACGAGGCCTCGCTCCGACAGTTCGCGTAA
- a CDS encoding NAD-dependent epimerase/dehydratase family protein — protein sequence MNPLVLLGCGDTLTRLALVEAPRGRPVRAVTRDPGRRELLARVGVALVSLEEAVASAAGAEVVISIPPDAGLDASLAESLTRARPSRLVYLSSTGVYGSARGHVDEDTPVQPEAPNARGRLDAEAVYRPLGGICLRIAGIYGPGRGMHERVLAGTARIPEGGGGRISRVHVDDLVEALRVVLERGIPGATYCVADDRPATQAETLGWLCARLGVPPPPTVPLASLHPSLRGDRAISNARLKALGWRPRYPDFVAGFSALLVDRGG from the coding sequence ATGAATCCTCTCGTCCTGCTCGGATGTGGTGACACGTTGACGCGCCTGGCGCTCGTGGAGGCGCCGCGAGGGCGCCCCGTGCGGGCGGTGACGCGCGACCCGGGACGCCGGGAGCTCCTGGCGCGCGTGGGCGTCGCGCTCGTGTCCCTGGAGGAGGCCGTGGCCTCGGCGGCGGGGGCCGAGGTGGTCATCTCCATTCCTCCCGACGCGGGCCTCGACGCGTCCCTGGCCGAATCACTGACGCGGGCGCGCCCCTCGCGCCTCGTCTATCTGTCCTCCACGGGCGTCTACGGGAGCGCGCGGGGACACGTGGACGAGGACACCCCGGTCCAGCCCGAGGCGCCCAACGCCCGGGGACGGCTCGACGCGGAGGCCGTCTACCGGCCACTGGGGGGCATCTGCCTGCGCATCGCGGGCATCTATGGCCCCGGCCGGGGCATGCACGAGCGCGTCCTCGCCGGGACGGCCCGCATCCCCGAGGGTGGGGGGGGCCGCATCTCGCGGGTTCATGTGGATGACCTGGTGGAGGCCCTCCGCGTGGTGCTGGAGCGGGGCATCCCCGGCGCGACGTACTGCGTGGCGGATGACCGGCCCGCCACCCAGGCGGAAACCCTGGGCTGGCTGTGCGCGCGGCTGGGCGTGCCTCCACCTCCCACGGTGCCACTGGCCTCGCTGCATCCCTCGCTCCGAGGAGATCGGGCCATCTCCAATGCCCGCCTCAAGGCACTCGGCTGGCGGCCGCGCTACCCGGACTTCGTCGCGGGCTTCTCGGCGCTCCTGGTGGACCGCGGCGGCTGA
- a CDS encoding tetratricopeptide repeat protein, whose amino-acid sequence MSTLLAAFNEGVSHSIAGRHEAALQVFNRVLAQDPHHVLALSAKGSVLVSLGRPREAIKCFERAIDLDPETAEHYRNAALCQLELDEPEAARPLLEQAQLLNPEDGWREGTAAEITELGEALLKESGKQRTRGIGLTGKARYRHARHVLEVALELHPGGTDTARALAEVWAHLGDTEKRDHYNQLAVRLMRPIAG is encoded by the coding sequence ATGTCCACTTTGCTAGCGGCGTTCAACGAGGGTGTCAGCCATTCGATCGCCGGCCGCCACGAGGCGGCTCTTCAGGTATTCAATCGGGTGTTGGCCCAGGATCCCCACCATGTGCTGGCGCTCAGCGCCAAGGGCTCCGTGCTCGTCAGCCTGGGCCGGCCGCGCGAGGCGATCAAATGCTTCGAGCGCGCCATCGACCTGGATCCCGAGACGGCCGAGCACTATCGCAACGCGGCGCTCTGCCAGCTCGAGCTGGACGAGCCCGAGGCGGCCCGGCCCCTGCTGGAGCAGGCGCAACTGCTCAACCCCGAGGACGGCTGGCGCGAGGGGACGGCGGCGGAGATCACCGAGTTGGGCGAGGCGCTGCTGAAGGAGTCGGGAAAGCAGCGCACCCGGGGCATCGGTTTGACGGGCAAGGCGCGCTACCGGCACGCGCGCCATGTGCTGGAGGTGGCGCTGGAGCTGCACCCGGGCGGGACGGACACGGCGCGCGCGCTGGCCGAGGTCTGGGCGCACCTCGGGGACACCGAGAAGCGCGACCACTACAACCAGCTCGCGGTCCGGTTGATGCGCCCCATCGCGGGCTGA
- a CDS encoding amidase, with protein sequence MAIQGYDAFDATDLAGLVRTKQVHPSELVEEVITRIESINPRLNAVVHTMYEKARKAAAGPLPEGPFAGVPFLVKDLDGYVKDEPFTAGCRALVGFVPDHDAELITRYRRAGLNFVAKTSTPELGILGVTESALRGPTRSPWNPEHTPGGSSGGSAVCVAARVVPMAHGGDGGGSIRIPASACGLFGLKPTRARNPVGPDSGEGWNGFVQQHVLTRSVRDSAAMLDVTHGTEPGAPYVAPPVARPFLQEVGVPPGRLRIAFSTRSLLGQDVHPDCVAAVQDAAKLCQELGHELVEDAPVFPRDELVRAYFVVVSASVAYFLKIIGEYRRRPVEPGDVEPATWALGQLGNALSASEFQAAREAIHAAGRITAAFHSRYDLFLDSTLAYPPVRVGELALKPLEVAALTALRKLPLKPLFMKLIDELGANALERTPNTQLFNMTGQPAMSVPLYWNAAGLPIGVQFAARFGDEATLIRLASQLEQARPWKDRQPLVKSRA encoded by the coding sequence ATGGCCATCCAGGGATACGACGCATTCGACGCAACGGACCTCGCCGGGCTGGTCCGCACGAAGCAGGTCCACCCCTCCGAGCTGGTGGAGGAGGTCATCACCCGAATCGAATCCATCAACCCACGCCTCAACGCCGTGGTCCACACGATGTACGAGAAGGCACGCAAGGCCGCCGCGGGGCCGCTGCCGGAGGGCCCCTTCGCCGGCGTGCCCTTCCTCGTGAAGGACCTGGATGGCTACGTGAAGGACGAGCCCTTCACGGCGGGCTGCCGGGCCCTGGTGGGCTTCGTGCCGGACCACGACGCGGAGCTCATCACGCGCTACCGCCGCGCCGGGCTCAACTTCGTGGCCAAGACGAGCACCCCCGAGCTGGGCATCCTCGGCGTCACCGAGTCGGCGCTGCGGGGGCCGACGCGCAGCCCCTGGAATCCGGAGCACACGCCCGGGGGCTCCAGCGGGGGCTCGGCGGTGTGCGTGGCGGCGCGCGTGGTGCCCATGGCCCATGGCGGAGATGGCGGCGGCTCCATCCGCATTCCCGCGTCGGCCTGCGGCCTCTTCGGTCTCAAGCCCACGCGGGCGCGCAATCCCGTGGGTCCGGACTCCGGCGAGGGGTGGAACGGCTTCGTGCAGCAACACGTGCTCACGCGCAGTGTGCGGGACAGCGCCGCGATGCTCGACGTCACCCATGGCACGGAGCCGGGCGCGCCCTATGTGGCGCCGCCGGTGGCCCGGCCCTTCCTCCAGGAGGTGGGCGTGCCTCCGGGCCGGTTGCGCATCGCCTTCTCCACCCGCTCGCTCCTGGGCCAGGACGTGCACCCGGACTGCGTGGCCGCCGTGCAGGACGCGGCGAAGCTGTGCCAGGAGCTGGGGCACGAGCTCGTCGAGGACGCGCCCGTGTTCCCCCGGGACGAGCTGGTGCGCGCCTACTTCGTCGTCGTCTCGGCCAGCGTGGCCTACTTCCTCAAGATCATCGGCGAGTACCGGCGCCGCCCGGTGGAGCCGGGTGACGTGGAGCCCGCCACCTGGGCGCTCGGGCAGTTGGGCAATGCCCTCTCCGCGTCCGAGTTCCAGGCGGCCCGGGAAGCCATCCACGCGGCGGGCCGCATCACCGCCGCCTTCCACTCGCGCTACGACCTCTTCCTGGACTCGACGCTCGCCTATCCCCCGGTGCGCGTGGGCGAGCTCGCGCTCAAGCCCCTGGAGGTCGCCGCGCTCACGGCCCTGCGCAAGCTGCCGCTCAAGCCGCTCTTCATGAAGCTCATCGACGAGCTGGGGGCCAACGCCCTGGAGCGCACGCCCAACACCCAGCTCTTCAACATGACGGGACAGCCCGCCATGTCGGTGCCGCTCTACTGGAACGCCGCCGGGCTGCCCATCGGGGTGCAGTTCGCCGCCCGCTTCGGCGACGAGGCCACGCTCATCCGTCTGGCGTCGCAGCTCGAGCAGGCCCGGCCCTGGAAGGATCGCCAGCCGCTCGTGAAGTCACGCGCCTGA
- a CDS encoding NUDIX hydrolase has protein sequence MSVERSWEGNWKVRLYERVRELGYDSLTAFAEARPAVPLYLLAEELGEDDIAAVQVFSGLLAEAERRKQVTRLVRDVLVRELADGLPNGWPAEMDDASRFEVAMALGRWSAYTPETHQKRVEQARAVIRTTPPPPGWRPLGPDDERLLTLLPDEAV, from the coding sequence ATGAGTGTGGAGCGTTCCTGGGAGGGCAACTGGAAGGTCCGCCTGTACGAACGGGTCCGTGAGCTAGGCTATGATTCACTCACCGCATTCGCCGAGGCGCGTCCCGCCGTCCCGCTCTATTTGTTGGCCGAGGAGCTTGGCGAGGATGACATCGCCGCAGTGCAGGTGTTCAGCGGGTTGCTCGCCGAGGCAGAGCGGCGCAAGCAGGTCACGCGTCTGGTACGTGATGTCCTCGTTCGCGAACTCGCCGATGGACTCCCCAACGGCTGGCCAGCCGAGATGGACGATGCGAGCCGTTTCGAGGTCGCCATGGCCCTTGGCCGCTGGTCCGCCTACACCCCAGAAACCCACCAGAAACGCGTCGAGCAGGCCAGAGCAGTGATCCGCACCACGCCGCCACCGCCCGGCTGGCGCCCGCTCGGACCCGACGACGAGCGACTGCTCACGCTCCTGCCCGACGAGGCAGTCTGA
- a CDS encoding type 1 glutamine amidotransferase domain-containing protein: protein MARIAFIVANDFEDAEFRVPYDEVKKAGHEAVIIGVEAGKQLKGKKGREVITAEKSVKDVREEDFAALVIPGGYSPDHLRMDIHMVGFVRDFFKADKPIAAICHGPWMLVEADIADGRTVTSFPSIKTDLINAGSRWVDREVVEDGGLITSRKPDDLKAFCAALLRQVSQGLAARLESPLAPEAASDQQPSVH, encoded by the coding sequence ATGGCACGCATCGCATTCATCGTGGCCAATGATTTCGAGGACGCGGAGTTCCGCGTTCCCTACGACGAGGTGAAGAAGGCCGGCCACGAGGCGGTCATCATCGGCGTGGAGGCGGGCAAGCAGTTGAAGGGAAAGAAGGGCCGGGAAGTCATCACCGCCGAGAAGTCGGTGAAGGACGTCCGGGAGGAGGACTTCGCGGCCCTGGTGATTCCGGGGGGGTACTCGCCGGACCACCTGCGCATGGACATCCACATGGTGGGCTTCGTGCGTGACTTCTTCAAGGCGGACAAGCCCATCGCCGCCATCTGCCACGGGCCGTGGATGCTGGTGGAGGCGGACATCGCGGATGGCCGCACGGTGACGTCCTTCCCCTCCATCAAGACGGACCTCATCAACGCGGGGTCGCGCTGGGTGGACCGCGAGGTGGTGGAGGACGGTGGCCTCATCACTTCACGGAAGCCGGATGACTTGAAGGCGTTCTGCGCCGCGCTGCTGCGGCAGGTGAGCCAGGGCCTCGCCGCGCGCCTCGAGTCTCCGCTGGCGCCCGAGGCCGCCTCGGACCAACAGCCGTCCGTCCACTGA
- a CDS encoding RNA polymerase sigma factor, with translation MKDTAVIQETSGEERGLALDFDALVLGEQAALLRLARRLVWEGEEARDLVQSALADAYEKRLTLRDPRAGPAWLRRILVSRAMGHLRRRRLWHVLREVLDLGPAPLPSPEESFSGAERWLAFGRALRTLPAQQATAFSLRYLEGLDLDAIADAMNITRGTVRIHLYRALQKLKAADALRGDTP, from the coding sequence GTGAAGGACACAGCCGTCATCCAGGAGACGTCAGGAGAGGAGAGGGGCCTCGCCCTCGACTTCGACGCGCTCGTCCTGGGTGAACAGGCGGCGCTCCTGCGGCTGGCCCGCCGGCTCGTCTGGGAGGGCGAGGAGGCGAGGGACCTGGTGCAGTCCGCCCTGGCCGATGCCTACGAGAAACGCCTCACCTTGAGAGATCCCCGGGCGGGCCCGGCCTGGCTGCGGCGCATCCTCGTCTCGCGCGCGATGGGCCACCTGCGCCGGCGGCGGCTCTGGCACGTGTTGCGCGAGGTGTTGGACCTGGGTCCCGCCCCCCTGCCTTCTCCCGAGGAGTCCTTCTCCGGCGCCGAGCGGTGGCTCGCGTTCGGCCGGGCCTTGCGCACGCTCCCGGCGCAGCAGGCCACGGCCTTCTCCCTGCGCTACCTCGAGGGGCTCGACCTCGATGCCATCGCCGACGCCATGAACATCACCCGCGGCACGGTCCGCATCCACCTCTACCGGGCGCTCCAGAAGCTCAAGGCTGCGGACGCGCTGCGAGGAGACACCCCATGA
- a CDS encoding RNA polymerase factor sigma-32 — translation MQASSSLSSADTLSTYLADINQYPLLSQAEEQALARRFKQGDMAAGHKLVTSNLRFVVKVSYEYRSYGIKMSDLIQEANIGLMKAVQKFDADKGIRLISYAVWWIRAYIQNYILKNWSLVKLGTTQAQRRLFFSLARTRRELEKMGPGEGNIVDAEEIARKLNVKATEVREMEQRMGGRDLSLDAPVGEEGDATHMDFVESESASQVDEVADREEADLTRARIRQALTRLDPRERFIIEHRVMGDSEMTLSELGEHFGFSRERARQLEIRAKDKLKAELASLMAEVGLDEAAASR, via the coding sequence ATGCAAGCTTCCTCCTCCCTCTCTTCCGCGGACACCCTCTCCACCTACCTGGCGGACATCAACCAGTACCCCCTGCTGAGCCAGGCCGAGGAGCAGGCGCTCGCGCGGCGCTTCAAGCAGGGCGACATGGCCGCGGGCCACAAGCTGGTGACGAGCAACCTGCGCTTCGTGGTGAAGGTTTCCTACGAGTACCGCTCCTACGGCATCAAGATGTCCGACCTCATCCAGGAGGCGAACATCGGCCTGATGAAGGCGGTGCAGAAGTTCGACGCGGACAAGGGCATCCGCCTCATCTCCTACGCGGTGTGGTGGATCCGCGCCTATATCCAGAACTACATCCTCAAGAACTGGAGCCTGGTGAAGCTGGGCACCACGCAGGCCCAGCGCCGGCTGTTCTTCTCGCTGGCGCGCACGCGCCGCGAGCTGGAGAAGATGGGCCCCGGCGAGGGCAACATCGTCGACGCGGAGGAGATCGCCCGCAAGCTCAACGTGAAGGCCACCGAGGTGCGCGAGATGGAGCAGCGCATGGGTGGCAGGGATTTGTCGCTGGACGCGCCGGTGGGCGAGGAGGGCGACGCCACGCACATGGACTTCGTGGAGTCCGAGAGCGCCTCCCAGGTGGACGAGGTGGCCGACCGCGAGGAGGCGGATCTGACGCGCGCCCGCATCCGTCAGGCCCTCACCCGGCTGGATCCGCGCGAGCGCTTCATCATCGAGCACCGGGTGATGGGTGACTCGGAGATGACGCTGAGCGAGCTGGGCGAGCACTTCGGCTTCTCGCGCGAGCGCGCGCGCCAGTTGGAGATCCGCGCCAAGGACAAGCTCAAGGCGGAGCTGGCCTCGCTCATGGCCGAGGTGGGCCTGGACGAGGCGGCGGCCAGCCGCTAA
- a CDS encoding amino acid permease, with protein MDNDPKGASLDADAAQLQRLGYAQQLLREMGGFSNFAVSFSIISILTGAVTLYGHGLRFGGPFVMAVGWPLVAVMTLMVAASLAQLASSFPTAGALYHWSAMLGGPRVGFFTAWLNTIGQFAITAGIDYGLAEFVADMLGWPRERGYVLPIYAAILFSHAVLNHVGVRAVALLNNLSAWYHVAGVALLIGALVAFAPRRDLGFLFTRFTAEDYSYSYGFLIGLLQAQWTFTGYDASAHVSEETKDPTRNAPWGIFLSVAVSAVVGYVLLVGVTLAIGDLPAAANAPNPFLYVLRESLGPALGGALVWIAIGAMWFCGLSSVTSNSRMLFAFARDGGLPASPLLASVSPRFRSPHVAVWVSVVAAFVVAIWSGAYAAMVALSTLALYASYAVPIWVGWRARRNGTWSHRGPWDLGRFSPLVNGVALAWCAAIMVLFVLPPNELAGYTFAGCLALLVLYWVAFQRHTFVGPKVTLLHPAPPQSPAAPAHPGT; from the coding sequence ATGGACAACGACCCGAAGGGTGCCTCGCTCGACGCGGATGCGGCCCAACTGCAGCGCCTGGGCTATGCGCAGCAACTCCTCCGGGAGATGGGCGGTTTCTCCAACTTCGCCGTCTCCTTCTCCATCATCTCCATCCTCACCGGAGCCGTGACGCTCTACGGCCATGGTTTGCGCTTTGGCGGGCCCTTCGTCATGGCGGTGGGCTGGCCGCTGGTGGCGGTGATGACGCTGATGGTGGCGGCGAGCCTCGCCCAGCTCGCCTCCTCGTTCCCCACGGCGGGAGCGCTCTACCACTGGTCCGCCATGCTGGGCGGGCCCCGGGTGGGCTTCTTCACGGCGTGGTTGAACACCATCGGCCAGTTCGCCATCACCGCGGGCATCGACTATGGCCTCGCGGAGTTCGTCGCGGACATGCTCGGCTGGCCCCGCGAGCGTGGCTACGTGCTGCCGATCTACGCGGCCATCCTCTTCTCCCACGCGGTGCTCAACCACGTGGGCGTGCGCGCGGTGGCGCTGCTCAACAACCTGTCGGCCTGGTACCACGTGGCCGGGGTGGCGCTGCTCATCGGCGCGCTGGTGGCCTTCGCGCCCCGGCGCGACCTGGGCTTCCTCTTCACGCGCTTCACCGCCGAGGACTATTCCTACTCCTACGGCTTCCTCATCGGCCTGTTGCAGGCGCAGTGGACGTTCACCGGCTACGACGCGAGCGCCCACGTGTCCGAGGAGACGAAGGACCCCACGCGCAACGCCCCCTGGGGCATCTTCCTGTCCGTGGCGGTGAGCGCGGTGGTGGGCTACGTGCTGCTGGTGGGGGTGACGCTGGCCATCGGGGACCTGCCGGCCGCGGCCAACGCGCCCAACCCCTTCCTGTACGTGCTGCGCGAGTCGCTCGGGCCCGCGCTCGGTGGGGCGCTGGTGTGGATCGCCATCGGGGCCATGTGGTTCTGCGGGCTGTCCTCGGTGACGTCCAACTCGCGCATGCTCTTCGCCTTCGCGCGCGACGGGGGGCTGCCGGCCTCGCCGCTGCTGGCGAGCGTGTCGCCGCGCTTCCGCAGCCCGCATGTGGCCGTCTGGGTGTCCGTGGTGGCCGCCTTCGTGGTGGCCATCTGGAGCGGGGCCTACGCGGCCATGGTGGCGCTCAGTACGCTGGCGCTCTACGCCTCGTATGCCGTGCCCATCTGGGTGGGCTGGAGGGCCCGGCGCAACGGCACCTGGTCCCACCGGGGGCCGTGGGACCTGGGGCGCTTCTCGCCGCTCGTCAACGGGGTGGCGCTCGCCTGGTGCGCGGCCATCATGGTGCTCTTCGTCCTGCCGCCCAACGAGCTGGCGGGCTACACGTTCGCCGGCTGTCTGGCCCTGCTCGTCCTCTACTGGGTGGCGTTCCAGCGCCATACCTTCGTGGGGCCCAAGGTGACGCTGCTGCACCCGGCGCCCCCCCAGTCCCCGGCGGCTCCGGCCCATCCTGGGACGTGA